One genomic region from Balaenoptera acutorostrata chromosome 1, mBalAcu1.1, whole genome shotgun sequence encodes:
- the LOC130708590 gene encoding actin nucleation-promoting factor WAS-like, whose amino-acid sequence MHHGNPKISRDRDPVELRAAVRAEGVKTCSALRKLYAERGTCYVFAFTIFIICSGPQLAPSPLLRSCRARRAPRPVGPLPEDQESRGHRPGPPPGPPAQPAVASTPGRRLGRPDPGRQLAGDPSPLPPPPPQRAPPPSTHRGAPSRVPDADARPTLTAAAAAAAAAAEGWSSPFPSPTARGRPAKPPPPPLQLQPRPRQPRPPRPRPRTSRPAAARPLGPSPLARAPGGRGRAPAAGGAGHWLSRARRRLSASPRPANCPEPCRTC is encoded by the exons ATGCACCACGGAAATCCTAAGATATCTCGGGACAGAGACCCAGTTGAATTGAGGGCTGCTGTCAGGGCAGAGGGAG TTAAAACGTGTAGCGCTCTTAGAAAACTGTACGCCGAACGTGGGACGTGCTATGTCTTTGCTTTTACTATCTTCATCATCTGCTCAGGGCCACAGCTCGCGCCCTCGCCGCTCCTCCGCTCCTGCCGCGCCCGCCGCGCCCCACGCCCGGTCGGACCCCTCCCGGAGGACCAGGAGTCTCGGGGACACCGGCCCGGCCCGCCGCCTGGGCCCCCAGCGCAGCCCGCAGTCGCCTCCACTCCGGGCCGCCGCCTGGGCCGCCCGGACCCCGGACGGCAACTCGCGGGTGACCCCAGccccctgccgccgccgccgccgcagcgaGCGCCGCCACCCTCCACTCACCGCGGCGCTCCATCCCGCGTTCCGGACGCGGACGCGCGCCCGACACTcacggccgccgccgccgccgccgccgccgccgccgagggCTGGAGCTCGCCGTTCCCATCCCCCACGGCCCGCGGACGCCCGGCcaagccgccgccgccgcccctgcAGCTACAGCCACGACCACGCCAGCCccggccgccccgcccccggcctcgCACCTCCCGCCCGGCCGCGGCCCGCCCCCTGGGGCCCAGCCCATTGGCCCGCGCGCCCGGGGGGCGGGGACGGGCGCCTGCTGCAGGTGGGGCCGGCCACTGGCTCTCGCGCGCCCGGCGCAGGCTGTCAGCTTCGCCCCGGCCCGCGAACTGTCCCGAGCCTTGCAGGACGTGTTAG